One window of the Pieris brassicae chromosome 4, ilPieBrab1.1, whole genome shotgun sequence genome contains the following:
- the LOC123708483 gene encoding ervatamin-B-like gives MFRFFYLVLIVTEVITSEYSLLDQDNYDLDQAPEIYKQFLQKFNKESSSSRFEIFKENLRKINEYNENNSQNSYGINHFTDLTFEEISECYFGFNGNFTSDNVIEHKPSGLQLPSDLDWRNQGYVTEVKNQMTCGSCFAFSAVGNIEGQYAKAHSTTAISLSDQQAFDCSSAQDCKTGGFPHQVFQALAEQGGSMTEADYPYENTKGQCRTDKSKIAVTVTGGSELGVNDEDSLKDALANYGPLSITICANAEFTNQKGNGVFIPTLPCPYSNHAVLLVGYGNDGVSDFWIIKNSWGTTWADQGYIRLIRGQRALNIGSYAALATVA, from the exons ATGTTTCGCTTTTTCTATCTCGTGTTAATTGTGACTGAAGTTATAACTTCAGAATATTCTTTGTTGGATCAAGATAACTATGACTTAGACCAAGCTCCTGAAATCTACAAGCAATTccttcaaaaatttaataaagaatctAGCTCGAGTCGTTTTGAAATATTCAAGGAAAATTTGAGAAAAATTAACgaatataatgaaaacaaCAGTCAAAACTCATATGGCATCAATCATTTTACAGATTTGACCTTTGAAGAGATTTCGGAATGCTATTTTGGTTTTAATGGGAACTTTACATCGGACAATGTTATCGAACATAAGCCCAGTGGGCTTCAGCTTCCATCTGACTTAGATTGGCGTAATCAGGGTTATGTGACTGAAGTCAAGAATCAGATGACTTGTGGGTCTTGTTTTGCTTTCAGCGCCGTAG gaaATATCGAAGGACAATATGCCAAAGCACATAGTACCACAGCTATTAGCCTATCAGATCAGCAAGCATTTGATTGCAGCTCAGCTCAAGATTGTAAAACGGGTGGTTTTCCACATCAAGTTTTTCA AGCTCTAGCCGAGCAGGGTGGGTCAATGACAGAAGCAGACTATCCCTATGAGAACACAAAAGGTCAATGCAGAActgataaaagtaaaattgccGTGACAGTCACTGGAGGAAGTGAACTTGGAGTTAACGATGAAGATAGTTTGAAAGATGCATTGGCTAATTACGGGCCCTTATCTAtta CTATTTGCGCTAACGCTGAATTCACAAATCAGAAAGGAAATGGAGTTTTTATCCCCACACTTCCTTGCCCGTATAGTAACCACGCTGTTCTGCTTGTTGGTTATGGAAATg acGGTGTATCTGACTTCTGGATAATTAAGAACTCTTGGGGCACTACTTGGGCTGATCAAGGGTACATCCGTCTCATTAGAGGACAACGAGCATTAAATATTGGGTCCTACGCTGCCCTTGCAACAGTCGCTtaa